A genomic window from Acidimicrobiales bacterium includes:
- a CDS encoding polyribonucleotide nucleotidyltransferase has protein sequence AGREVGGDVAIMMVEANGTEGSWDRYEAGAPKVTEEAIADGLEVAKRFISASIDLQRQLVDQAGARPPIAFEPAVDYSPEVYERVKAVGTDRIAEASSIADKASRSAATDEATEYIKEQLAADVAEGGPLAGKGSEVKAAVRSLVKEVVRRRIVTEGLRIDGRGPADLRPVSAEVGVIPTAHGSGLFQRGETQVLNVTTLGMPRMDQLLDTIGIDDRKRYMHHYNMPPYANGETGRVGSPKRREIGHGLLAERALLPVVPAQDEFPYALRLVSEVLASNGSTSMASVCASSLSLMDAGVPIKAPVAGIAMGLVYAEGKYLALTDILGAEDAMGDMDFKVAGTADAVTALQLDTKIDGLPAEVLAEALTQARDARLKILDVMREAIAEPRPDVGETAPKIVGFEIPMDKIGEVIGPKGKVINAIQAETGADISVDDDGAVGTVAIGSVDRGAVAEAERQIKLILDPPTADVGAVYMGRVVNITKFGAFVNILPGRDGLVHISKLGGGKRIDRVEDVVSLGDEIEVRVDDVDPNGKVSLTPADQPVEERAPRGGGDRDRGDRDRGDRGGRDRDRGDRGDRDRGDRGDRGGRDRSEPAAASSAPAADEVSFEASFDAEVAAEFGDLGPAGDDRRSAAERVGGGDDGPRRRRRRR, from the coding sequence GGCCGGCCGCGAGGTCGGGGGCGACGTCGCCATCATGATGGTGGAGGCCAACGGCACCGAGGGCTCCTGGGACCGCTACGAAGCCGGGGCCCCCAAGGTCACGGAAGAAGCCATCGCCGATGGCCTCGAGGTGGCCAAGCGCTTCATCTCCGCCTCCATCGACCTCCAGCGCCAGCTCGTCGACCAGGCCGGCGCCCGTCCGCCCATCGCCTTCGAGCCGGCCGTCGACTACAGCCCCGAGGTGTACGAGCGGGTCAAGGCCGTCGGCACCGATCGCATCGCCGAGGCGTCGTCCATCGCCGACAAGGCGTCACGCAGCGCCGCCACCGACGAGGCCACCGAGTACATCAAGGAGCAGCTCGCCGCCGACGTGGCCGAGGGCGGCCCGCTGGCCGGCAAGGGCTCGGAGGTCAAGGCCGCCGTGCGCTCGCTCGTCAAGGAGGTCGTGCGCCGGCGCATCGTCACCGAGGGCCTGCGCATCGACGGCCGGGGCCCGGCCGACCTGCGCCCGGTGTCCGCCGAGGTGGGTGTCATCCCCACCGCCCACGGCTCCGGCCTGTTCCAGCGGGGCGAGACCCAGGTGCTGAACGTCACCACGCTGGGCATGCCCCGCATGGACCAGCTCCTCGACACCATCGGCATCGACGACCGCAAGCGCTACATGCACCACTACAACATGCCGCCCTACGCCAACGGCGAGACCGGGCGGGTGGGCAGCCCCAAGCGCCGGGAGATCGGCCACGGCCTCCTGGCCGAGCGGGCCCTGCTCCCCGTGGTGCCGGCCCAGGACGAGTTCCCCTACGCCCTGCGCCTCGTCTCGGAGGTGCTGGCCAGCAACGGCTCCACCTCCATGGCCTCGGTGTGCGCCAGCTCGCTGTCCCTCATGGACGCCGGCGTGCCCATCAAGGCCCCCGTGGCGGGCATCGCCATGGGCCTCGTCTACGCCGAGGGGAAGTACCTCGCCCTCACCGACATCCTCGGGGCCGAGGACGCCATGGGCGACATGGACTTCAAGGTCGCCGGTACGGCCGACGCCGTCACCGCCCTCCAGCTCGACACCAAGATCGACGGCCTCCCGGCCGAGGTGCTGGCCGAGGCGCTGACCCAGGCCCGGGACGCCCGCCTCAAGATCCTCGACGTCATGCGCGAGGCCATCGCCGAGCCCCGCCCGGACGTGGGCGAGACGGCGCCGAAGATCGTCGGCTTCGAGATCCCCATGGACAAGATCGGCGAGGTCATCGGGCCCAAGGGCAAGGTCATCAACGCCATCCAGGCCGAGACCGGCGCCGACATCAGCGTCGACGACGACGGCGCCGTGGGCACCGTGGCCATCGGCTCGGTGGACCGCGGCGCGGTGGCCGAGGCCGAGCGCCAGATCAAGCTCATCCTCGACCCGCCCACCGCCGATGTGGGCGCCGTCTACATGGGCCGCGTGGTGAACATCACCAAGTTCGGGGCCTTCGTCAACATCCTCCCGGGCCGTGACGGCCTGGTCCACATCTCCAAGCTGGGTGGGGGCAAGCGCATCGACCGGGTCGAGGACGTGGTCAGCCTGGGCGACGAGATCGAGGTCCGCGTCGACGACGTCGACCCCAACGGCAAGGTGTCCCTGACCCCGGCCGACCAGCCCGTCGAGGAGCGTGCCCCCCGGGGCGGCGGTGACCGCGACCGCGGCGATCGCGACCGCGGTGACCGTGGCGGCCGGGACCGGGATCGCGGCGACCGCGGCGATCGCGACCGGGGCGACCGCGGTGACCGCGGCGGCCGGGACCGCAGCGAGCCGGCCGCGGCCAGCTCCGCCCCCGCGGCCGACGAGGTCTCCTTCGAGGCCAGCTTCGACGCCGAGGTGGCCGCCGAGTTCGGCGACCTGGGCCCGGCGGGCGACGACCGCCGCAGCGCCGCCGAGCGGGTCGGTGGGGGCGACGACGGCCCCCGCCGCCGTCGGCGCCGCCGCTGA
- a CDS encoding CapA family protein — translation MPRAIGVGLALVLGLGGCGGSSAASGRDGGEQRPTTTTATTSGDRAGTSVATAPPPTAPPEVELTLAFGGDLLPHLPLVRVAQQHGAATGVPYDFGPLLAPLAPVVSGVDLALCHLEVPLVADGQQVTGYPSFHAPRELAGAVAGAGYDGCSTASNHSLDGGLPGIIATLDTFDVLGLGHTGTARNAAEAATPRTYEVRGARIAHLSYTYGFNGYALPEGAPWAANGLDPARVATDAAAARAAGAQLVVVSVHWGSEYRAEPDPLQQELAPVLDAIGDVDLVIGHHAHVVQPVERVGDTWVVYGLGNQLSNQGEPERRDGLTVVVTVGGPPGGRLAVRRLEAVPTWVDLATHQVLPVGPTLARPDLDPGLRADLEGSRARTMEVVNRRGAGLAVRP, via the coding sequence GTGCCGCGGGCCATCGGAGTGGGGCTGGCCCTGGTGCTGGGTCTGGGAGGCTGCGGGGGGAGCTCGGCCGCCAGCGGGCGCGACGGCGGCGAGCAGCGGCCCACCACGACCACGGCCACCACCTCCGGCGACCGCGCCGGGACCTCGGTGGCCACGGCGCCGCCGCCCACCGCCCCGCCCGAGGTCGAGCTGACCCTGGCCTTCGGGGGCGACCTCCTGCCCCACCTGCCCCTGGTCCGGGTGGCCCAGCAGCACGGGGCGGCGACCGGCGTCCCCTACGACTTCGGCCCCCTCCTGGCCCCCCTGGCCCCGGTCGTCTCCGGGGTCGACCTGGCCCTCTGCCACCTGGAGGTGCCCCTGGTGGCCGACGGCCAGCAGGTCACCGGCTACCCGTCGTTCCACGCCCCTCGCGAGCTGGCAGGAGCGGTGGCCGGGGCCGGCTACGACGGCTGCTCCACGGCCTCCAACCACAGCCTCGACGGCGGCCTGCCCGGCATCATCGCCACCCTCGACACCTTCGACGTGCTGGGCCTGGGCCACACCGGCACGGCCCGCAACGCCGCCGAGGCCGCCACCCCCCGGACCTACGAGGTGCGGGGGGCCCGCATCGCCCACCTGTCCTACACCTACGGGTTCAACGGCTACGCGCTCCCCGAGGGCGCCCCCTGGGCCGCCAACGGGCTGGACCCGGCCCGCGTCGCCACGGACGCCGCCGCGGCCCGGGCCGCCGGCGCCCAGCTGGTGGTGGTCAGCGTGCACTGGGGCAGCGAGTACCGGGCCGAGCCCGACCCGCTCCAGCAGGAGCTGGCCCCCGTCCTCGACGCCATCGGCGACGTCGACCTGGTCATCGGCCACCACGCCCACGTGGTGCAGCCGGTGGAGCGGGTGGGCGACACCTGGGTCGTCTACGGCCTGGGCAACCAGCTCAGCAACCAGGGCGAGCCCGAGCGGCGCGACGGCCTGACCGTCGTCGTCACCGTGGGCGGCCCGCCGGGCGGGCGCCTGGCCGTGCGGCGCCTGGAGGCGGTGCCCACCTGGGTGGACCTGGCCACCCACCAGGTGCTGCCGGTGGGACCGACCCTGGCCCGTCCCGACCTCGATCCCGGCCTGCGGGCCGACCTGGAGGGCTCGCGGGCCCGCACCATGGAGGTGGTGAACCGGCGGGGCGCCGGTCTGGCCGTCCGGCCCTGA
- a CDS encoding pitrilysin family protein, with protein MTGAAEGPTGPGGAPPRPAPAGDVVVTRLPSGRRVVTDRMPGAASATLVAVVGVGGRDEPAPLAGVSHFLEHLLCKGSPDRPASAVAEDVDARGGELDAVTDRERTAVQVRVPAGDAGFALDLLGDLVLRPALRPAEVEVERRVILEELAQAEEDPEDRAHTLAAVALFGDHPLAREVIGDRATLASMGAGEIGAFHTTRYRPGAMVVAAAGAVDHEAVVEAVARWDEGPGPSMAGDAGPGRVPPSPVAPATQIRRRPGEQVHVVLGWPLGPVAPAERAAPAERAALAVVAHLLGGGPASRLFRSVRDDRGLAYAVDAALSSYSDAGTVTAYAGCSPSATGAVCRLMADEVARLASGDVTPREVEVATGYLAGSFTLAMEDSGTRAWRVAIEELERGGARPAAERVAAYRAVTVEDARRAARALAGPPAVVAVGPVPRRLAL; from the coding sequence GTGACCGGCGCCGCCGAGGGCCCCACCGGCCCCGGCGGCGCCCCGCCGCGCCCGGCCCCGGCCGGTGACGTGGTCGTGACCCGCCTGCCCTCGGGCCGGCGGGTGGTGACCGACCGCATGCCCGGCGCGGCCTCGGCCACCCTGGTGGCCGTGGTCGGCGTGGGGGGCCGGGACGAGCCCGCGCCCCTGGCCGGCGTGTCGCACTTCCTCGAGCACCTGCTGTGCAAAGGCAGCCCCGACCGGCCGGCCTCCGCCGTGGCCGAGGACGTCGACGCCCGGGGGGGCGAGCTGGACGCCGTCACCGACCGGGAGCGCACCGCGGTGCAGGTCCGGGTCCCCGCCGGCGACGCCGGCTTCGCCCTCGACCTACTGGGCGACCTGGTGCTCCGTCCGGCCCTTCGCCCGGCCGAGGTCGAGGTCGAGCGCCGGGTCATCCTGGAGGAGCTGGCCCAGGCCGAGGAGGACCCCGAGGACCGGGCCCACACCCTGGCCGCGGTGGCCCTCTTCGGTGACCACCCCCTGGCTCGGGAGGTCATCGGCGACCGGGCCACCCTGGCCTCCATGGGGGCCGGTGAGATCGGCGCCTTCCACACCACCCGCTACCGGCCCGGGGCCATGGTGGTGGCGGCGGCCGGCGCCGTCGACCACGAGGCCGTGGTGGAGGCCGTGGCCCGCTGGGACGAGGGCCCCGGACCGTCGATGGCCGGTGACGCCGGGCCCGGCCGGGTGCCGCCGTCGCCGGTGGCCCCGGCCACGCAGATCCGGCGCCGGCCCGGGGAGCAGGTCCACGTGGTGCTGGGCTGGCCGCTGGGGCCGGTGGCCCCGGCCGAGCGGGCCGCCCCGGCCGAGCGGGCCGCCCTGGCCGTGGTGGCCCACCTCCTGGGCGGGGGGCCGGCCAGCCGCCTGTTCCGCTCCGTCCGCGACGACCGGGGCCTGGCCTACGCCGTCGACGCCGCCCTCAGCAGCTACTCCGACGCCGGCACCGTCACCGCCTACGCCGGCTGCTCGCCGTCGGCCACCGGGGCGGTGTGCCGGCTCATGGCCGACGAGGTGGCCCGCCTGGCCTCGGGTGACGTCACGCCCCGCGAGGTGGAGGTGGCCACCGGGTACCTGGCCGGCTCCTTCACCCTGGCCATGGAGGACTCGGGCACCCGGGCCTGGCGGGTGGCCATCGAGGAGCTGGAGCGGGGCGGCGCCCGCCCCGCGGCCGAGCGGGTGGCGGCCTACCGGGCCGTCACCGTGGAGGACGCCCGGCGGGCCGCCCGGGCCCTGGCCGGCCCGCCCGCCGTGGTGGCCGTGGGCCCGGTGCCCCGCCGCCTGGCCCTGTAG